In Holophagales bacterium, one DNA window encodes the following:
- a CDS encoding rhomboid family intramembrane serine protease, which yields MLPLRSEARTRRFPAATAALVLLCLAAFAVELRLGARLPALLAEHALVPARVLGPDPLGVGPFRLLAATAVSMFLHAGWLHLGGNLLFLWVFGGPVEGALGARRHLALYFLSGLAAAAAHLAMSPRSGLPMVGASGAIAGLLAAYLVLYPRARISGVSMLGFFAWWSRTPAWLYLPFWALLQLVSALLARPDAGGIAWWAHLGGFLAGAPLLLLLRPRRARR from the coding sequence ATGCTGCCGCTGCGCAGCGAGGCGCGGACGCGCCGCTTCCCCGCCGCCACGGCGGCCCTCGTCCTGCTCTGCCTCGCCGCCTTCGCCGTCGAGCTCCGCCTCGGCGCCCGCCTGCCCGCGCTGCTCGCCGAGCACGCCCTCGTCCCCGCGCGTGTCCTCGGCCCCGATCCGCTCGGCGTCGGACCGTTCCGGCTGCTCGCCGCGACGGCGGTCTCGATGTTCCTTCACGCCGGCTGGCTGCACCTCGGCGGCAACCTGCTCTTTCTCTGGGTGTTCGGCGGCCCGGTCGAGGGCGCGCTCGGGGCGCGTCGCCATCTCGCGCTCTACTTTCTCTCCGGTCTCGCCGCAGCGGCCGCGCACCTGGCGATGAGCCCGCGGTCGGGGCTGCCGATGGTCGGCGCGAGCGGAGCGATCGCCGGGCTGCTCGCGGCCTACCTGGTGCTCTACCCGCGGGCCCGCATCTCGGGCGTCAGCATGCTCGGCTTCTTCGCCTGGTGGTCGCGCACGCCGGCCTGGCTCTACCTGCCGTTCTGGGCGCTGCTGCAGCTCGTCTCGGCGCTGCTTGCCCGGCCGGATGCCGGAGGCATCGCCTGGTGGGCCCACCTCGGGGGCTTCCTCGCCGGCGCACCGCTGCTCCTGCTGCTGCGCCCTCGCCGGGCGCGGCGCTGA
- the ffh gene encoding signal recognition particle protein, whose amino-acid sequence MFDGLQTKFQDVFRRLRGEGRVTEDHLRAALREIRLALLEADVHFRVVKAFLEKVERQALGEEVLQSLSPDQQVLRIVRDELVALLGEDGKELQLSGTPAVVLLCGLQGSGKTTTAGKLAKRLAGRRRYPLLVAGDLQRAAAVEQLVQVGAKVEVPVLVPQPGEGVLALAERSLKYARDRGYDVILFDTAGRLHVDEALMAELKGVSARLKPCETIFVADSMTGQDAVRSAEEFARALPVTGVLLTKLDGDARGGAALSVRSVTGLPIRFVGTGEKVEDLELFQGGRLASRILGMGDILTLIERAEKQVDVADAQRLAERMARQEFTLEDLRDQLRQFRKLGPLSSVLDLLPKMGGMRNLEIGDAEEKRLKRVEAIIGSMTPTERRNPSILNANRKKRVARGSGTSVQDINQLLKQYLEMRKMMKAAQSKGGWLRKALARKR is encoded by the coding sequence ATGTTCGACGGCTTGCAGACCAAATTCCAGGATGTCTTCCGCCGCCTGCGCGGCGAGGGGCGAGTCACCGAGGACCACCTCCGGGCGGCGCTGCGCGAGATCCGCCTGGCGTTGCTCGAGGCGGACGTCCATTTCCGCGTGGTCAAGGCGTTCCTCGAGAAGGTCGAGCGGCAGGCGCTCGGCGAGGAGGTCTTGCAGAGCCTCTCGCCCGACCAGCAGGTCCTGCGCATCGTGCGCGACGAGCTCGTCGCCCTGCTCGGCGAGGACGGCAAGGAGCTGCAGCTCTCCGGCACGCCAGCGGTCGTCCTGCTCTGCGGCCTCCAGGGCTCCGGCAAGACGACCACCGCCGGCAAGCTCGCCAAGCGGCTGGCGGGGCGGCGGCGCTATCCGCTGCTCGTCGCCGGTGACCTGCAGCGCGCCGCAGCGGTCGAGCAGCTCGTCCAGGTCGGCGCCAAGGTCGAGGTCCCGGTGCTGGTGCCGCAGCCGGGCGAAGGGGTGCTGGCGCTCGCCGAGCGCTCGCTCAAGTACGCCCGCGACCGCGGCTACGACGTGATCCTCTTCGACACCGCCGGCCGGCTGCACGTCGACGAGGCGCTGATGGCCGAGCTCAAGGGCGTCTCGGCTCGCCTGAAGCCGTGCGAGACGATCTTCGTCGCCGACTCGATGACCGGCCAGGACGCGGTCCGCTCGGCCGAAGAGTTCGCCCGCGCCCTGCCGGTGACCGGCGTGCTGCTCACCAAGCTCGACGGCGATGCCCGCGGCGGTGCGGCGCTCTCGGTGCGCTCGGTCACCGGCCTGCCGATCCGTTTCGTCGGCACCGGCGAGAAGGTCGAGGACCTCGAGCTCTTCCAGGGGGGGCGGCTCGCCTCGCGCATCCTCGGGATGGGCGACATCCTCACCCTGATCGAGCGGGCCGAAAAACAGGTCGACGTCGCCGACGCCCAGCGCCTGGCCGAGCGGATGGCGCGCCAGGAGTTCACCCTCGAGGACCTGCGCGACCAGCTCCGCCAGTTCCGCAAGCTCGGGCCGCTCTCGTCCGTCCTCGATCTCCTCCCGAAGATGGGCGGGATGCGCAACCTCGAGATCGGCGACGCCGAGGAGAAGCGGCTCAAGCGGGTCGAGGCGATCATCGGCTCGATGACCCCCACCGAGCGCCGCAACCCGAGCATCCTCAACGCCAACCGCAAGAAGCGCGTCGCTCGCGGCTCCGGCACCTCGGTGCAGGACATCAACCAACTGCTCAAGCAGTACCTCGAGATGCGCAAGATGATGAAAGCCGCCCAATCCAAGGGCGGCTGGCTGCGCAAGGCCCTGGCGCGGAAGCGCTGA
- the pyk gene encoding pyruvate kinase, protein MSERRAKIVATVGPASAEPRILRALLRAGVDVVRLNLSHGAPEIHRRTIAAVREAAGAIGKEVPILLDLMGPRFRLAELAGGPRMLRRGERVALGPASAGVELPIDDPEFLRHLRRGERVLIDNGLVELEVESKRGRMVHARVLFGGAVSTRKGINLPDTSIPFSISPKDRADLAMAVEERADFIAASYVAAASDLHALRQALRELGDEIPLIAKLERAAAVSRSDRHDRIAELVEAADAVMVARGDLGVEVELARVPVLQKEIVAAGRRAGKPVIVATQMLESMMERPRPTRAEASDVANAVFDGADALMLSGETAAGRFPVEAVRTMARIIGRAEAYRQAAAAEDSAASGERHLDVPTSGPERGAQASALAVADVVAAAAVHAARRLPGSRIVAFSQGGFTARRVARYRPTSPAIVYSTDSRVARRMQLLWGVRPLQVEPPSAGLAARTEELIAQIESDLLRRRLVAPGEALVLLMGAPMRDRPLTNMVRIHVVRPRPVRRPTRRDAGRTG, encoded by the coding sequence GTGAGCGAACGTCGCGCCAAGATCGTCGCCACCGTCGGCCCGGCCAGTGCCGAGCCGCGGATCCTCCGGGCGCTGCTGCGCGCCGGCGTCGACGTGGTGCGGCTCAACCTCTCCCACGGGGCGCCGGAGATCCACCGCCGGACGATCGCCGCCGTCCGGGAGGCCGCCGGGGCGATCGGCAAGGAGGTGCCGATCCTCCTCGACCTGATGGGACCGCGCTTCCGCCTCGCCGAGCTCGCCGGCGGGCCGCGGATGCTGCGGCGCGGCGAGCGCGTCGCCCTCGGTCCGGCGAGCGCCGGGGTCGAGCTGCCGATCGACGATCCGGAGTTCCTCCGCCACCTGCGCCGCGGCGAGCGGGTGCTGATCGACAACGGGCTCGTCGAGCTCGAGGTCGAATCCAAGCGCGGGCGCATGGTCCACGCGCGCGTGCTCTTCGGCGGGGCCGTCTCGACGCGCAAGGGGATCAACCTGCCGGACACCTCGATCCCCTTCTCGATCTCCCCCAAGGACCGCGCCGACCTGGCGATGGCGGTCGAAGAGCGCGCCGACTTCATCGCGGCGAGCTACGTCGCCGCGGCGAGCGATCTGCATGCCCTGCGGCAGGCGCTGCGCGAGCTCGGCGACGAGATCCCGCTGATCGCCAAGCTCGAGCGCGCCGCCGCGGTCTCCCGCTCCGACCGGCACGACCGCATCGCCGAGCTCGTCGAGGCCGCCGACGCGGTGATGGTCGCCCGCGGCGATCTCGGGGTCGAGGTGGAGCTCGCTCGCGTGCCGGTGCTGCAGAAGGAGATCGTCGCCGCCGGACGCCGCGCCGGCAAGCCGGTGATCGTCGCCACGCAGATGCTCGAGTCGATGATGGAACGACCCCGTCCGACCCGCGCCGAGGCCTCGGACGTGGCTAACGCCGTCTTTGACGGCGCCGACGCCCTGATGCTCTCGGGGGAGACCGCCGCCGGGCGCTTTCCGGTCGAGGCGGTCCGCACGATGGCGCGGATCATCGGGCGCGCCGAGGCCTATCGCCAGGCGGCCGCCGCAGAGGACTCCGCCGCCTCCGGCGAGAGGCACCTCGACGTGCCGACCTCCGGACCGGAGCGCGGCGCCCAGGCAAGCGCCCTCGCGGTGGCCGACGTCGTCGCCGCCGCGGCGGTGCATGCGGCACGCCGCCTGCCGGGCAGCCGGATCGTCGCCTTCAGCCAGGGCGGTTTCACCGCGCGGCGAGTGGCGCGCTATCGCCCGACCAGCCCGGCGATCGTCTACTCCACCGACTCCCGCGTGGCGCGGCGCATGCAGTTGCTTTGGGGGGTCCGGCCGCTCCAGGTCGAGCCGCCTTCGGCGGGGCTCGCGGCGCGCACCGAAGAGCTGATCGCCCAGATCGAGAGTGACCTGCTGCGCCGCCGCCTGGTGGCGCCGGGCGAGGCGTTGGTGCTCCTCATGGGAGCCCCGATGCGCGACCGCCCGCTGACCAACATGGTGCGCATCCACGTCGTTCGCCCCCGGCCCGTTCGCCGCCCGACCCGGCGCGACGCCGGCCGCACCGGCTGA